AAGGCGAGCTACCGCTGCACCGAATGCCTGGAACCGTTCGACTATTTCAAATGCATCTGAGGATGCGACTTCAATGCATCCGAGGATGCGGCAGGGAGGCACCATGTCACGCTTTCATCCGCTCGAAGTCACCGACGTGCGCCGCGACACGCGCGACGCCATCGTCGTCACGCTGAAGCCGCGCGAGGAGGACCGCGACGCGTTCCGCTTTACGCAGGGCCAGTACCTGACCCTGCGCCGCCGCTTCGACGACGCCGAGCTGCGCCGCTCCTATTCGATCTGCGCCGGGCTCGACGACGCGTCGCTGCGCGTCGGCATCAAGCGCGTCGACGGCGGCGCGTTCTCGACCTGGGCCAACGAGAATCTGCGCCCCGGCGACCTGATCGAGGCGATGCCGCCGATGGGCAATTTCCACCTGCCGCTGGAGCCTGAGGCCGGGCGCGAATATCTCGGCTTCGCCGGCGGCAGCGGCATCACGCCGGTGCTGTCCATCGTCAAGACCGTGCTGGCGCGCGAGCCGGGATCGCGCTTCACGCTGGTCTACGCCAACAGGCAGGTCTCCTCGATCATGTTCCGCGAGGAACTGGAGGACCTGAAGAACCTCTATCTCGGGCGGCTGTCGATCATCCACATCCTCGACAGCGAGGGGCAGGAGATCGACCTTTTCACCGGCCAGATCGACCGGGCGAAGTGCGACGCGCTGTTTTCGCACTGGATCGACCTGAAATCGGTCGACGCCGCCTTCATCTGCGGGCCGGAGCCGATGATGCTGGTGATCGCCGAGGCGTTGCGGGCGCACGGTATGGCCGAGGAGCGCATCAAGTTCGAGCTGTTCGCCTCCTCGCAGCCCGGCCGCCTGCCGCAGAGGCAGCGCACGGAAGGTGCAGCCGACGCGGCCGCCGCCTGCGAGGCGACGGTGACGCTCGATGGTGTCACCCGCAGCTTCACCTTCCCCAAGCAGGGCCAGAGCCTGCTCGAGGCCGCGCTGGAGCATTCGCTCGACGCGCCCTATGCCTGCACCGCGGGCGTGTGCTCGACCTGCCGCGCCAAGGTGCTGGAAGGCGAGGTCGAGATGCTCGTCAACCATGCGCTCGAGGATTACGAGGTCGAGCAGGGCTATGTGCTGACCTGTCAGTGCTACCCGGTCTCGGACCGCATCGCCGTCAGCTACGACCAGTAGCGGCGGACGTCAGGGAGGAGGATGCGATGAGCGAGACCATGCCGATCGAGGACTATCTGGCCAAGGGCGGGGTGCTGACCTCGCCGGGCAACGCGCCGGCGCGCTACCGGGCCGAGCTGTTACGGCTGATGGCGAGCTTCGTCGACAGCGAGCTGGCCGGCTCCGCCGGCTTCGCCGACACGATCAACGACGCGCCGGGCATCAAGGAGCGCATCTCGGCCGCGCGCATCGTGCTGGAAAAGACCGACCATGCCGGCCGCGTGCTGGAGGTGATGGCGAGCTTCGGCGCCGATGCCGGGCGCTATGCCGTGCATCACCCATGGGCGGCGCGGCTGCCGCGCGAGGCCGACATCGGCGCGGCGCGGCAGGGCGGCGACCGGCGGCTCGCCGTCTTCCACTACCCGTTGCAGGGCTGGGTCGACGCCGTGACCATGAACGTCCTGATGGGGCGTGCGGTCGTCATCGAGCTGAAGGAGCTGGAGCGCGTCTCCTACCAGCCGCTGGCCGAGGTGTTCCGCGCGATCACCCCGCGCGAGACGCGCCACGCCGAGCTCGGGCTGGAAGGGCTGAAGCGCATCGTCGAGACGCCCGAGGGTAGGGCTGAGGCTCAAGGATCCGTCGATTACTGGCTGCCGCGCGTGGCGGCGAGCTTCGGCGTCTCCCGCTCGGCCCGCCACGACATGCTGGCCAGGCTCGGGCTGCGGCACGAGCCCAACGAAGCCCTGCTTGCCCGCTGGCAGGCGGACATCGCGGCGGAACTCGCCGCGCTCGGTCTCACCACCAAGGAAGGATAGACGCATGAATGTCGCGGTGTCCCCCACCCGCCGACTTGAAAGCTATGTTTGCGGAGAATGGCGCAAGGGCGGCGGCGAGGGGACGATCCTTCGCGACGCCTCGACGGGCAGCCCCGTCGCGCTGATCGATTCTTCCGGCATCGACTTCGCAGCCGCGCTCGCCTATGGCCGCGAGAAGGCCGGGCCGGCGCTGCGGCGCCTGTCCTTCCACGAGCGGGCGGCGATGCTCAAGGCGCTCGCCCAGGCGCTGATGGCGCACAAGGACAAGCTCTACGCGCTGTCCACCGCCACCGGCGCCACCCGCGCCGACAGCTGGGTCGACATCGACGGCGGCTTCGGCACGCTGCTGACCTACGCCTCGAAAGGCCGGCGCGAGCTGCCCAACACGCGCGTGCTGCTCGACGGCGACGTCGAGCCGCTGTCGAAGGACGGCACGTTCAGCGCCCAGCATATCCTGTCGCCGCTGCAAGGCGTGGCGGTGCACATCAACGCCTTCAACTTCCCGTGCTGGGGGATGCTGGAAAAGCTGGCGCCGACCCTGCTGGCCGGCATGCCGGCCATCGTCAAGCCGGCGAGCCAGACCGCCTACCTGACCGAACAGGTCGTGCGGCGCATGGTCGGGAGCGGCATCCTGCCGGAAGGCGCGGTGCAGCTCGTCTGCGGTTCGCTCGGCGACCTGCTCGACCATGTCGACGGGCAGGACGTGGTCACCTTTACCGGCTCGGCCGCGACCGGGCGCATGCTCAAGGCGCATCCGGCGATCCTCGCCAATTCCGTGCGTTTCACCATGGAGGCCGACAGCCTGAACGCGGCGATCCTCGGCGAGGATGCCGGCCCCGGTACGCCGGAGTTCGACCTCTTCGTCAGGGAGGTCGCGCGCGAGATGACGGTCAAGGCCGGGCAGAAATGCACGGCCATCCGCCGCGTAATCGCCCCGCGCCGCCATGCCGACGCGCTGGTCGCGGCGCTGCGCGAACGGCTCGGCAAGGTCGCGCTCGGCAACCCGGCCGACGAGGCCGTGACCATGGGGCCGCTGGCCAGCCTTTCCCAGCGCGAGGAAGTGCGCGCCCGCATAAACGACCTTGCCGGCGAGGCCGAGATCGTCGCCGGCGACGCCGCCAATCCGCGCCTCGCCTCGGGCGATCCGGAGGCCGGGGCGTTCGTCGAGCCGGTGCTGCTCTATTGCGACCGGCCGCAGGGCGCGCGCGCGATCCACGACGTCGAGGCGTTCGGCCCGGTTTCCACGGTCATGCCCTATGACGGCTGGGAGGAGGCGGTCGCGCTCGCCCGGCGCGGCAAGGGCAGCCTCGTCGCCTCCGTCTTCACCGACGATCCGGCCTTCGCGCAGGAAGTGGTGCTGGGCCTCGCCCCGTTCCACGGCCGGGTGATGATCGGCAACCGCGCCAGCGCGAAAAGCTCGACCGGCCACGGCTCGCCGCTGCCGATGCTGGTGCATGGCGGGCCGGGCCGGGCCGGCGGCGGCGAGGAGCTGGGCGGCCTGCGCGGCGTCGTCCACTACATGCAGCGCACGGCGGTGCAGGGCACGCCGGGACTGCTGTCGGCCGTCACCGGGCGCTGGCTGGAGGGCGCCGGCGTGCGCGAGGACGGGGTCCACCCGTTCCGCAAGTCGCTGGCGGACCTCGAGGTCGGCGACCAGCTCGTCACCGCCGCGCGCAAGGTGACGCTGGACGACATCGAGCATTTCGCCGGCTTCACCGGCGACACCTTCTACGCCCACATGGACGAGGACGCGGCGAAGGCCAACCCGTTCTTCGACGGGCGGGTGGCGCATGGCTATCTGATCGTCTCCTTCGCCGCCGGCCTGTTCGTCGATCCCGCCCCCGGCCCGGTGCTGGCCAATTACGGCATCGACAATCTGCGCTTCCTGACGCCGGTCTATCCCGGCGACGAGCTGCAGGTGCGGCTGACCTGCAAGGAGATCAACCCGCGCAGCGGGGCGGAGCACGGCGAAGTGCGCTGGGATTGCCGCGTCACCAACCAGACCGGGGCGGTGGTGGCGCAATACGACGTCCTGACCATGGTGGCGAAGACCGCCGACTGAGCCTAGATCGCAAAAGAAAAAGGCCCGGCGTCGCGGCTTGCGACGCCGGGCCTTGTCGTTTCAGGACCGGATCAGCGGCGGGCGAACAGCGCCCACACGGCCGGGATCAGCGAGGCGGCAAGCGCGGCCTTGATGACGTCGGCGAGGACGAACGGCACGACGCCGAACTGCCACGCCTTTTCGACGCCGAGGAGGGTGGCGAGCCAGGCGAAGCCGAAGGCGAGGATCAGCGCCACGCCGACCAGCATCACCGAGAACAGCTTGACCGGGTTGCGGTCGAAGCCGCGGTCGGCGGCCCAGCCGACGAGCGCGGTGGCGAGGATCATGCCGAAGAGGTAGCCGCCCGTGGTGCCCATCATGTAGGCGATGCCGATGCCCTTCTCCGGCGTCGACTGGAAGACCGGGAAGCCCATCGCGCCCTCGGCGAGATAGAGCAGGAAGGTCGCGAGGCCGAGGCGCATGCCGTAGGCGGCGGCGATGGCGAGGACGGCGAGGTTGCCGAGATAGAGATCGACCGGGCCGAGCACGACCTTGGTCTTGGCCGCAAGGGTGAGCAGCAGCGTGCCGCCGACGGCGAGCAGCGCCAGCATGGCATAGCGGGCGACGCCCTTCTCGGGCAGCGTGAGCGAAACCAGGGGACGGGACAGAACGGCTGCGGACATTGACCTCTCCATGGGAAAGCGGACGGATGCGATGGTTTCCCCTATATGGCCTTCCATGATATGCGGCAACTCGTTTCGCCGTCTTTCGTCAACTCGCACCGGTATCGCCGCATGGCCATCGACTTCGACATCGCATTCGAACCCGCCTATGGCGAGGCGGTGCCGGTCGCGCCCGGCGTCGCGCGGATGACGGTCAACAACCCGAGCGCGTTCACCTTCCACGGCACCAACAGCTATATCGTCGGCACCGACACGCTGGCGGTGATCGACCCCGGCCCCGAGGACGAGAATCACCTGCGCGCGCTTCTGGCCGCGATTCGCGGCCGGCCGGTGAGCCACATCCTCGTCTCGCACACCCATGTCGACCATTCGCCGCTTGCCGCGCGGCTCGCCGCCGAGACCGGCGCGAGGGTGCTGGCCGAGGGGCCGCACCGGCCGGCACGGCCCCTGCGCATCGGCGAGATCAACCCGCTCGACGCCAGCGGCGACGAGGCCTTCGCGCCGGACGCGCTCTTGAAGGACGGCGAGGTGGTCGAGGGCGACGGCTGGGCGCTGCGCACGGTCTTCACCCCCGGCCACACCGCCAACCACGTCGCCTTCGCCATCGAGGGGACGGGCATCCTCTTCTCGGCCGACCACGTCATGGCGTGGTCCACCTCCATCGTCGCCCCGCCCGACGGCGCGATGGCCGACTACATGGCTTCGCTCGACCGGCTGCTCGAACGCGACGACGCCCTCTATCTGCCCGGCCATGGTGGCCCGGTGACGCAGCCGCCGGCCTTCCTGCGCGGCCTGAAGGCGCACCGCAAGATGCGCGAGCGCGCG
The window above is part of the Aquamicrobium sp. genome. Proteins encoded here:
- a CDS encoding 2Fe-2S iron-sulfur cluster-binding protein, whose protein sequence is MSRFHPLEVTDVRRDTRDAIVVTLKPREEDRDAFRFTQGQYLTLRRRFDDAELRRSYSICAGLDDASLRVGIKRVDGGAFSTWANENLRPGDLIEAMPPMGNFHLPLEPEAGREYLGFAGGSGITPVLSIVKTVLAREPGSRFTLVYANRQVSSIMFREELEDLKNLYLGRLSIIHILDSEGQEIDLFTGQIDRAKCDALFSHWIDLKSVDAAFICGPEPMMLVIAEALRAHGMAEERIKFELFASSQPGRLPQRQRTEGAADAAAACEATVTLDGVTRSFTFPKQGQSLLEAALEHSLDAPYACTAGVCSTCRAKVLEGEVEMLVNHALEDYEVEQGYVLTCQCYPVSDRIAVSYDQ
- a CDS encoding Phenylacetic acid catabolic protein, coding for MSETMPIEDYLAKGGVLTSPGNAPARYRAELLRLMASFVDSELAGSAGFADTINDAPGIKERISAARIVLEKTDHAGRVLEVMASFGADAGRYAVHHPWAARLPREADIGAARQGGDRRLAVFHYPLQGWVDAVTMNVLMGRAVVIELKELERVSYQPLAEVFRAITPRETRHAELGLEGLKRIVETPEGRAEAQGSVDYWLPRVAASFGVSRSARHDMLARLGLRHEPNEALLARWQADIAAELAALGLTTKEG
- the paaZ gene encoding phenylacetic acid degradation bifunctional protein PaaZ, producing the protein MNVAVSPTRRLESYVCGEWRKGGGEGTILRDASTGSPVALIDSSGIDFAAALAYGREKAGPALRRLSFHERAAMLKALAQALMAHKDKLYALSTATGATRADSWVDIDGGFGTLLTYASKGRRELPNTRVLLDGDVEPLSKDGTFSAQHILSPLQGVAVHINAFNFPCWGMLEKLAPTLLAGMPAIVKPASQTAYLTEQVVRRMVGSGILPEGAVQLVCGSLGDLLDHVDGQDVVTFTGSAATGRMLKAHPAILANSVRFTMEADSLNAAILGEDAGPGTPEFDLFVREVAREMTVKAGQKCTAIRRVIAPRRHADALVAALRERLGKVALGNPADEAVTMGPLASLSQREEVRARINDLAGEAEIVAGDAANPRLASGDPEAGAFVEPVLLYCDRPQGARAIHDVEAFGPVSTVMPYDGWEEAVALARRGKGSLVASVFTDDPAFAQEVVLGLAPFHGRVMIGNRASAKSSTGHGSPLPMLVHGGPGRAGGGEELGGLRGVVHYMQRTAVQGTPGLLSAVTGRWLEGAGVREDGVHPFRKSLADLEVGDQLVTAARKVTLDDIEHFAGFTGDTFYAHMDEDAAKANPFFDGRVAHGYLIVSFAAGLFVDPAPGPVLANYGIDNLRFLTPVYPGDELQVRLTCKEINPRSGAEHGEVRWDCRVTNQTGAVVAQYDVLTMVAKTAD
- a CDS encoding biotin transporter BioY, encoding MSAAVLSRPLVSLTLPEKGVARYAMLALLAVGGTLLLTLAAKTKVVLGPVDLYLGNLAVLAIAAAYGMRLGLATFLLYLAEGAMGFPVFQSTPEKGIGIAYMMGTTGGYLFGMILATALVGWAADRGFDRNPVKLFSVMLVGVALILAFGFAWLATLLGVEKAWQFGVVPFVLADVIKAALAASLIPAVWALFARR
- a CDS encoding MBL fold metallo-hydrolase, with the translated sequence MAIDFDIAFEPAYGEAVPVAPGVARMTVNNPSAFTFHGTNSYIVGTDTLAVIDPGPEDENHLRALLAAIRGRPVSHILVSHTHVDHSPLAARLAAETGARVLAEGPHRPARPLRIGEINPLDASGDEAFAPDALLKDGEVVEGDGWALRTVFTPGHTANHVAFAIEGTGILFSADHVMAWSTSIVAPPDGAMADYMASLDRLLERDDALYLPGHGGPVTQPPAFLRGLKAHRKMRERAILERLRTGDRTVREMVAAIYRDVDPRLHGAAGLSVLAHLEDLAGRGIVAVEGEPSIDGVFIPV